The DNA region CATAGACAGCCAAAAATACTTGACCTACCAAGGTGGGATGTCTCTGGCTTTTGGATATCCATATTCATGTATAAGTTTTAGGTTCACTTACCACTCCGCCCTGCGCTGAGGCAGTCATCTGGTTCGTTTTCCAGACTCCCCTTGATGTTCCCAAGGAGCTGGTGAGTGGGCCAAAATGAAGAGgttctttttaaaaatatacatgaACAGTGGCAGAACTTTTGGCAGCTGAGGGACTCTCGTGACCAGCGGGTGCTCAACACCTATCGGGAACTGCAAGATGACCGTAACCGACCAGTTTACAGAAGTAAAGGAAAGCAAGTTAAGTAAAATGTATTGTCCAAGTCATAGAgtgcattaaaattatttcaagtgcatttgttgttttatgcaAAAGCTTAACCCAAGTGCTTGAATGAAAGCTTTAGCCGGCCGCCAGCTGATGGTGCATCCACCCTCTTCCCAGCCCCAAAGATCCGGAATTGCATTTTCTAGCTGCGTAGCCAGAATTCAACTGGTGTCGTACAAATGTAATCCACTCCCAAGTTGGAACACAACATGAAGCGCCTGACCGAGCGAGTGCATCACGAGGAGCAGGAGTCCGAAGAGGTGGTCTGGGTCAAGAGGGAGGACGCACGCACCGCCGGCAAGCTGCCCATCGTATTCTCGAGGAACTATGCGGTCCGCTTTGGTGGCCTTGAACGCCTACATCCCTTCGATGCGGCCAAGGGCAAGCACATTCACAAGGTCCGTATGCATGCCCTGACCTCCTGAACTTTATTACACCATTCAATGGACCACAGCTCCTGTGCGCCCAGCTGCAGCTCGACGAGGGCAGCTTCTACGAGCCCACGGAGCTGACCAAGGACCAGCTGCGTCGGATTCACACAAGGGGCTACCTTAAGTCACTGCGCTGGAGCATGAATGTGGCCTGCATCGCTGAGGTGCCGGTAATGGCCTTTGTTCCGAATCGCTACATTCAGCGCTCCTATTTGCGTCCCATGCGCTTCCAAGCAGCCGGTTCCATTTTGGCCGGCAGGCTGGCGTTGGATTATGGTTGGGCCATCAACCTGGGCGGTGGGTTCCATCACTGCTGCTCGTACAGAGGCGGCGGCTTCTGTCCGTATGCTGACATCTCTCTGCTCATCGTCAGGCTGTTCGAGCAGGAACCATACCGGGTGCGCCGCATCATGATCGTGGACCTGGATGCCCATCAGGGCAACGGGCATGAGCGGGACTTCAACAACGTGGCAGCCGTGTACATTCTGGACATGTACAATGCCTTTGTCTATCCGCGGGATCATGTGGCCAAGGAGAGTATCCGGTGTGCGGTGGAGCTGCGCAACCACACTGAGGATGCCTTCTACTTGCGACAACTTAAACGCTGCCTGATGCAGTCCCTGGCCGAGTTCCGTCCAGATGTGGTCATCTACAATGCGGGAACCGATGTCCTCGAGGGTGATCCGTTGGGCAATCTGGCTATTTCCGCGGAGGGCGTCATGGAGCGGGATCGATTGGTGTTTAGTACATTCCGCACTTTGGGAATTCCGGTGGTAATGCTGCTGAGTGGTGGCTACCTAAAGGCATCCGCGGGGGTAATTGCGGCTTCCATTGTTAATCTTCGGCTTCAGGGATTGCTAAACTAAAGAATGCAAATAGTTTTAGGCGATTGTACCAAGGTAGTGCTGTGAATGAAAGTGCATAATATGATGGCTTAGAAATTACCTGACTAGATAAGAAGACAGCTCTTTACACCTTAtcaaaatttattaaacatatataatttaaagtCGTTATAATAGTTATTTGTCTTCTATGAAGTAATGATTTCAGATCATTAAGTTCAGTATCGCAATATATGCAGAAGGTATAAATATTTCCAGTGATTTATGAGTTTTAGCAGTTGCTTGTCAATATTTGTACAGACATCTCTTCCTTGGCATTTTCAGAGGTTCAATTGGGTTTGTTAATCCTATGTACAATGCAAAAAGGGCCGGACAAGTGGAAAGAATTTTGTCGCAATTGGTTAAATGTCTATATATGATACAACGTAGTCGCTAGAAGCTAATTTACTtgtttaaaatacaaaaatacatataaataaacgTTCGCCTAATGTTTTAAATAAGACAAGTTAGAATATCATTTTAGTGTCTTTGTTAAGTctgtttttagttttagatCATATTCAGCAACCCTCATCATCTTCGGCATGTGCTCAGATATTCTTGAAGATTTAACAGGCTGTCGGCCGCGGCAATCTAAAAGGGCACGCATAAATCAGAGAATTTAATCGATCGGTTTACAACTAACGTTTACGCATGCAGAAATCTATGGAATGAGCTGCTGAACGCGATGATTTCGTCGCTGTGGCAGTTGTGACATCAACCAAATAATCtagaaacaataaatttaaaataaataatattacatagaaacaaaaataaatctaaGCTCTAAAGATGACATGGGTTTCCCAGTAATTGATGAGCAAATTGGCGATGTATAAGTGGATGCATCTGAAGGGACTTACGCGGCATTGCTTGCCGGCAAATCCTCAAAGAGGACTTCCGATCGTGAGCTGATTATATACACCAAGCAGAAGGATATGATCAGCACCACTATGCCAACGCTGAGTGTAGTGACCTGGTGCACATTGGACGGGCGCAGGAAGATGCGTGCACTGAACTGTGACCAGGTTGATTCAGTCCATGTGGAATACATGCCGGAACTCCAATCGTAGCCTAATGAAAGTTTAAATGTAATATTGTTTACACCAGAAAGTAAATGCATTTCAAGGCTTACCATCAATAAGAAAAGCTGGACTCAGGGCGTGACTGTAGTTCTGCGTGGTGAGACGACACTCACCGATATTGTTGAAGCCGGCGAAATAGTGCAGCGGCAAGTCGGTGCAGTTATCTTTGGGAATGTCTGGCTGCAGCTGCGACAGGAGATAGCCCAGCATTCTATACGTATAGCCCGATGACTCTTGAGAGCCGCCCAAGACGCTTATGTAGCTAATGAAACGAAGAGCAGATAATAGGTAAATTCAAGCCGATACCTATTTATATTGAACTTACCGCATTGGAGGCAAATTGGTTAGCTGGCTGCCAGGATACGATGCGGCCTTGAAAAGTGGGCAGTCAGCCGATTGCAAGAAACAGTAAAGGAACTCATCTGCCATCAGGGGGTTGGCCACCTTGGTGCCAGTGTACTCCTTTCCAGTTAGCGTCTGATATAGTGCCATGGCCACAATTGAAGACACGTTGCGCACTTTCATTTGCAGTGAGTCTGCCTTAAAGCTTTTAAAGTCATTAACATCCGTCAGCTGGGTGAAGTCCTTGCTTGTGTTCGCATAGGTGAAGTCGACGTTGTCGGCATCATCGTAGATGGAATGATAATACTTGTTGGTTGGCCGAGCGTTCAGAATCAGAGCCTGGAACTTTGGATCACGTCGCAGAAAGGATTGCGCCGACGTAGGTGGTAAGTGGGCGCTCATCTCGGATTGAATGTTCAGGTTAAAGCCATAGCGTGGCGACTTCGCATAGTTGTTCAGATGCTCCAGAATTTTCTGAGCCAGCGGTGTTCCAGTCAATGCATGCAGCTTAATATTCGATATGTCATCCAGTGTACCGATGTCCAGCATGAAATCGATATTGTCGAAGGCAATTGGCGGCGTGCCTGTGGACTCAGTAGGAAATTGGAGTTTCTCCATGTCGTATACAAATCTCTGAGATCCAATGTAGTCATAGGATTCGCCATTAAAAGTCACAAAGAGCACATTATGAAGAGGATTGGACAACGAGCTTTGCGGAAGCAATTGTTTTAAAAGATACGCCACCTGGGTGAAAACAGCGAATCCCATAAGGGAGTCCATGGCTCCAAGACCTGTTAATTGCagacataaataataatgtaacaaGGAAGTTAATCAGATTCCAGTGCATTAACTCACCGACGCCATCGAACATGGTGGTGGTGTCCAGTCGGCAGGAAACTAGTATGAACTTTTCATTCGTATGGACTGTCTCCAAGTTGTTTTCCACTGCTGGTTTTCGGGGGTACAAAGTGGCGTACACATTCCGTCCCTCGAGCGGATCACAGTACTTGCTTCCCCCAAGATTATTGATGAAGTTGGTGCGGCGCATACAGACCTCGGTGTTAACAGCGGCTGACATAAAGGACTTGACCTCGACGGCGCACAAGCTACGCAAAGCGTGCGTCTCGTAGTTATGGTTGTTGAAGTCCTGGAAACACTTCTCCAGCTTGTTCACCTGATCCAAGTCCGCTATGTAGTAGATGGGAAAGGGAAAGTCTTCGTGCAGCAGTCCAGTGCCCCAGGGATTCCAGTTTTTGGCTGGATTGCTGGCATCGCAGGtctcgctgctgctgttcagGCCACTGTACTGATTGGGGCAGTTGAGTTCGTGCGAGAACTGCTTCATCTGATTCGTGCGGTTGATCAGCAGCACCACAGAAATGTTCTTTGGTCCGGCTTCCTTCAGGCGCATCAGGTTGCTGCGTGTGAACAAGTGTGGTGGTATCAGCGGGGCATATGGTGGCGATGGTGGACTGGTTAGTAGAAATTCCAGGTCGGCCTCAACGTTTATCAGATGGAGTACGCCCACGGAACCGGAGTACGTTGCTGTTGGGAAAGAATTAGAGAGGATTTCCAGCGGTATTCTTAATGGACTCACAGGAACAGCCTGTCTGGTGGGTGCCATTGAGACGCCGGAAACAGCTAGCTCCTCCAATGGGCTCGTACATCTTATCGCGGGTTCGTTCTCCTTGAGCTGTGGACAAAGAAAGTTCGGATTAGATGACTCAGGTTTTTGGCCCATATCGAAAAGTGGGCCTGCGAGTTTAGAACAAACTCGTCGCCGCTGGAAGATCCACTTTATTTTTGTCCTGATCCTTACCAATAATAGCTCCATACGACAGTAATAGCAGCCATATGGAAGCCGCATTCAGACGCATTTCCATCGAAGATTCCCACGAAATCGCGTCCAGAAATTGTAGTGACGCGTGTGACCGTTCCGGTTCAAAATACCATTAGGCACTAAAATACTGGTACgaactttttaaatttcataaaatacCAAGCCTTAAATATACCAAATACCACTATTTTTAAAtcgttttttattaatttagaaaacaacttttaaaatgtaaattgttttatatacatatccacatccaaaatatataatcaaaACCAGTAGGGATGAATCCGTTTTTCAGCATACTTATTATTTACCTAAACATGGTTATTGCTACAAAACATGTAAAAACTTAGCATCTAGGGATCTAAAAGAGCGTATCCTCTGCGCGAATGTACTCGCCGATGTCCGACTGATGAAAGCAAACAGTGGTCATGGGATCGGCGGTCTTGCAGTCCGTTGTGGAACGCGCCAGGACGCCGAAACCCAGTGGCAGATCGTTCATGGAGTAGACCACCACACCCTGGTACTGGCCGGCGTTCTCCGTGATGCGACCCAGTCCGGTTTTGGGGATGTGGTTGCCGTAGAGGAACTGCTGCTCGAAGGAGGGCTTCACCCACACCTTGTACTGGGCGTAGGGCGCTAAATAGTAGAGCGCCGTGATGTGGAACTTCAGTTTGTTGGTCTTGGAGAACTTGCCGAAGCAGGTGCCCACGCACACCAGCTGCTTGTAGCCGAAGCACTCGCTCAGCTTCAGAATCCTCTCGGAGACGTAGTACACACGATCCTTGTGCTCCCGAAAGCAATATGTTCCATCTGGCCGGTCGATCAACTGCTTCACATTTGTGCCAATGCTGTAAACGCACTTGTTAGCTGCATTCCGATGGTTAGTTCTGGGTACTCACTATTTGGACAGGTGCTCGAACAGGATCTTGGCACGTTCGTCACTCAGGCGTTTCATTTTAAGTTAATTCAAGCcgaaaaaagaggaaaacaaaCTGATCAACTTTACACGTGAGAATTGTTTCAGTGTTGAGTAGGGGCAGCTGACAGCGCTGAATATATCGCAATACCAATACAAATTTGTATCGATAGTTAAGGAGTGCTGTGAAGCGCCAATTTCAAGTGTTTGAAAGTGCTCCactatttaaattcaaaatcaaaaataaacgaatatctaaataaaataaaaactgaataAGAGTTTTCATGAATTTGCATTTACTACGGATACTCAGTTTTACCCTttcaaaaaattaagaaaacaaattatttttgttcgTTGTTATTATTAAGTAATTAAGAAATACACTTATTTGTTCAGCTTACAAGTTCTAATAGTGTTTTGTGCTCTGGCTAATACTACACATTAGTTCACGATCTATTTACAATGCCATAAATAACTAAAGCAAGCACTTAGCCTAAACGATTTGTATCACGTGTTGAGGAGAATGAGCCAGTTAGGCCGTCTCAAGGCGTTTCTGTACATAGCTCCGCTCCTTGAGCAGCTCATCCAACTGCTGCTCTTGGTAGTATACCACAAACTGGGCCGCCGACACGTGCTCGAAAAGGGAGCAGATGCTCGGCTTGAGGTTGTAGAAGAAGAGCAGCTGACCCCGCTGATTGAAATCACTGATCAGCGAGTCTATAACCGTGGCCGTTGTGAAATCAGCACCGTAGACATGCGACGCATCGATGACCACCGGCAGATTTTGCCTTATGGACTGCTTGTTGACCAGATTCCTCACATAATCCACAGACGGAAAGATTAGGCAACGATCTGGGGTGATCATGGAGTACTCCACACCCGACTGGGTGGTCAGTAGTTCGGTGCTTAGCTTGGGACGCGCAGCATGGTAGAGGATGAAGATGACATTGAGTCCCACTCCAATGAGGATGCCCCACTCCAGCGGCAAAACGAGGCAGGCCACAAAGGTTCCAACTCCGGGCACCAGATCACTTTCTAATGGGTTATTtaatcgaaattaaaaaatgagTATTACTTCGTTAGCTTGTATGACTTACTCTTCGATCTCCACATGGGCTTGACCACCTTAACTTCAATCATGAAGACCACGGCGGATATAATGATGGCCGCCAGGGTGGGACGTGGAATGAAGTAGAAGTAGGGCGTGAGGAAGAGCAGGGCAATCATGACCAGGCTGCCGGAGTAGATATTGCTCAGTGGAGTGCGGACACCACTGGCGTTGTTGACTGCTCCGCGACTAAGGGCTCCGGTTCCCGGAAACGCTTGCACAAAGGAGTTGAAGATGTTGGCCGTTCCAATGGCAATCAATTCCTGCGAGGCATCCACTGGCTTGCCATTAGCTAAAAATATGATCTATTTATATAGGGAATCATATGAAATGATAGAGCTAAACACTCACCAAAAGCCTTGCAGATGGCTATGTTTTCCATGAGCGAGATCAACGGAATCACCACCAAGCCGGAACCCATGCTGTGCACCATCTCCACGAATCCCTGGGCCACGCCATTACTAGTTTCATTGGCGGTGAGCGAAGTGGGTGGCAACTGGATGCTGGGCAGACCTGGTGGGATGTCGCCCACCACTCGGAACGGAGCTCCATGCTCCTCGGTGTGCAGCAGATAGCCCATGATGCAGCAAACGACCACCAGAATGGCATTTCGAGCAGTGCCCACGATCCAAAGGATCTTGTTCACCACCCGCTGGAAGGATGAGCATTCCTTCTCGTCGGCCGGTCCAATTCGACAGGAGGAGAGACTGCGCATGAGCAGCAGGATGACAATGCATGTGAGACCCAGTACCGTGTCTCCTGCCCTCGTGTGCTCGATGTTGTGGAACACCTGTGTCCAGATTTCCACAAAGGTGTTGCCCTTGGCCGTGATACCCAGCACACTTTGGATCTGCGAGGTGAGGATGATCAGCGAGACGGCAGAGGTAAAGCCCGAGGAAACCGGTCCGGAGACGAAGTCAATCAGGAACCCCAGTCCGAAGAGACCCATCAGCAGCTCCACAATTCCACTGAGCAGGCAGAGTAGGACCGATTTCTGCCAAGATCCTTGAGCAGCCTGATATGTAAGCAGGGCCACAATCGCAGATGGCCCCATGGGCACATCCTTGCAGCTGCCCAGGAATATGTACACAAAGCAGCCCACAAAGGAGGCATATAAGCCATACTGCCCAAAGGAATATTACGATTAATAGTTATCCTTGTACGCAACATGTACTTGCTACTTACGGCTACGGGCAGTCCTGCTATTCCCGCATAGGCCAGTGCCTGCGGGATCACGGTGAGACCCACTGTGATGCCAGCAACCAGGTCACCCACAGCATCCTGGCTGTTGTACTTTGGCAGCCAGCCGAGGATCGGCAGTCTCTTGTGTAGGGTTTTGCGATTGAAGGTGCGTCGCTGGCAGTCCTGCAGCCAACTACGGGTGCAGTCCAGTGTGCTCACTGGTGGCTTCACCTTCTTGCCGTCCTCAGTGACTGTAGAAGATGTGGCGGAAATCAAAAGAGATTCGATGAAATGGCTAAAACCGCACCGATTCATAAGCACGTACTGCAGAACACCACGCTCGATCGAGTTTTTGCTGATTCCCACACTGCCATTTAGTTGCAGTTTGCTTTctggcattttaattgctttagGTTTTCATTCTGATCTACGTGAATTTCATTGTCAAGGCcaaagcaaaagttttttagctgAGAAAACGCGGAGAACAATTGCATTGATGCACCGTTTTTCTTGCCAGAAACATTCGCGGAATTCcattaaattccatttaattgCAACTAACTAGGAACTAACTATGAAATCAAACTGTAACTTGTGGCATAAGTTGCTGCTAAACTAAAGAGCTTAGGTAATAGCAGTTAAATGGGCAAATCTCGTGATTCTGAAAACTCATTACCTTGTTCCTACAGAacaatcaatttaatttgattttgtagTTCATAATTCAGCAGCTAATGGCCAAAATGTTTAGAGCAATTTGAGTCACTTTTTTAATGTGTGGTAATTtgtcaaaaaataataataaatcaattgCATTCGCTACACGCTTAAATGGCTGGAGTTTGCACTGTTTCAGACTTTCTGTTAGTTCCAACAAACTATTTCATTACTTATTAAAAGATCATTTGGCACTAACTCATTTGAAATTTATCACTAATAATTATTGACTTTACAACTGCAAATTACTATATTTTATAAATCTCCTTATTCCTGCCAGTAGTTAGTAAAATGTTAGACTCACGGATAAACTCCTTGGATCCCTGGGATCCCACGCTGTTGCTGCTCCCATTGGGTTCCGTGAGGTTGGTGCTGATGCTGATCGTGGAGCACTTGAATCCGTCGTTGAAGTAGACGTGATCCGAGGCCGGATTGGATTTCATCTTTGGAGCGGGTCTGGTGGCAACAGCAGttaatcaaaacaaacacTGCCTACGAAGCACAAGTTAGGCACAAGTTTTAAGTTATAAAAGCCGGCGAATGGCACTAGGTGACACTAAATCTAATGGGTGGCACTCATAGGTGCATCTAtgggtattttttttttttttattgcgaAGGTGCCAAGTCGGGTGTTTGGATAGTATCTGAAAGATGCCCGTTGTTCGAACGATCGGTTCTGGTCGCTTGGCTCTTCACACGGCAGCGTTTCGAACGAAACTGTTTTGTACTTGATGCGAACCTTGTcttttataaaaatcaaaactttGTTGTTCTCGCCATCTTCGTCGCTCTGTTGTTAACTATTTTCAAGTCGATTTGAGTCGGGTCGTTTGTGGGTTTCGGGTCTCGAATCtggcttattattattattattttgggaACTGAGAACTGGGAACCGGGATGATCGACGTTATGCGGGTTCCCCTGTGAAACTGATAATGCGACGAGGGGAAATGTAGGAAAACTACGATAAAACGAGGTTCCCATAGCGTGATTCGTTTTTTGTCTTACGAGCACTTATTGCCCTGGCTTCCAATTTcgcccaaaacaaaaacccatcaagcagccgaaaaacaaaaatc from Drosophila santomea strain STO CAGO 1482 chromosome 3R, Prin_Dsan_1.1, whole genome shotgun sequence includes:
- the LOC120451586 gene encoding nicastrin isoform X2: MEMRLNAASIWLLLLSYGAIIAQGERTRDKMYEPIGGASCFRRLNGTHQTGCSSTYSGSVGVLHLINVEADLEFLLTSPPSPPYAPLIPPHLFTRSNLMRLKEAGPKNISVVLLINRTNQMKQFSHELNCPNQYSGLNSSSETCDASNPAKNWNPWGTGLLHEDFPFPIYYIADLDQVNKLEKCFQDFNNHNYETHALRSLCAVEVKSFMSAAVNTEVCMRRTNFINNLGGSKYCDPLEGRNVYATLYPRKPAVENNLETVHTNEKFILVSCRLDTTTMFDGVGLGAMDSLMGFAVFTQVAYLLKQLLPQSSLSNPLHNVLFVTFNGESYDYIGSQRFVYDMEKLQFPTESTGTPPIAFDNIDFMLDIGTLDDISNIKLHALTGTPLAQKILEHLNNYAKSPRYGFNLNIQSEMSAHLPPTSAQSFLRRDPKFQALILNARPTNKYYHSIYDDADNVDFTYANTSKDFTQLTDVNDFKSFKADSLQMKVRNVSSIVAMALYQTLTGKEYTGTKVANPLMADEFLYCFLQSADCPLFKAASYPGSQLTNLPPMRYISVLGGSQESSGYTYRMLGYLLSQLQPDIPKDNCTDLPLHYFAGFNNIGECRLTTQNYSHALSPAFLIDGYDWSSGMYSTWTESTWSQFSARIFLRPSNVHQVTTLSVGIVVLIISFCLVYIISSRSEVLFEDLPASNAALFG
- the LOC120451588 gene encoding histone deacetylase 11 codes for the protein MKRLTERVHHEEQESEEVVWVKREDARTAGKLPIVFSRNYAVRFGGLERLHPFDAAKGKHIHKLLCAQLQLDEGSFYEPTELTKDQLRRIHTRGYLKSLRWSMNVACIAEVPVMAFVPNRYIQRSYLRPMRFQAAGSILAGRLALDYGWAINLGGGFHHCCSYRGGGFCPYADISLLIVRLFEQEPYRVRRIMIVDLDAHQGNGHERDFNNVAAVYILDMYNAFVYPRDHVAKESIRCAVELRNHTEDAFYLRQLKRCLMQSLAEFRPDVVIYNAGTDVLEGDPLGNLAISAEGVMERDRLVFSTFRTLGIPVVMLLSGGYLKASAGVIAASIVNLRLQGLLN
- the LOC120451586 gene encoding nicastrin isoform X1 codes for the protein MEMRLNAASIWLLLLSYGAIIAQGERTRDKMYEPIGGASCFRRLNGTHQTGCSSTYSGSVGVLHLINVEADLEFLLTSPPSPPYAPLIPPHLFTRSNLMRLKEAGPKNISVVLLINRTNQMKQFSHELNCPNQYSGLNSSSETCDASNPAKNWNPWGTGLLHEDFPFPIYYIADLDQVNKLEKCFQDFNNHNYETHALRSLCAVEVKSFMSAAVNTEVCMRRTNFINNLGGSKYCDPLEGRNVYATLYPRKPAVENNLETVHTNEKFILVSCRLDTTTMFDGVGLGAMDSLMGFAVFTQVAYLLKQLLPQSSLSNPLHNVLFVTFNGESYDYIGSQRFVYDMEKLQFPTESTGTPPIAFDNIDFMLDIGTLDDISNIKLHALTGTPLAQKILEHLNNYAKSPRYGFNLNIQSEMSAHLPPTSAQSFLRRDPKFQALILNARPTNKYYHSIYDDADNVDFTYANTSKDFTQLTDVNDFKSFKADSLQMKVRNVSSIVAMALYQTLTGKEYTGTKVANPLMADEFLYCFLQSADCPLFKAASYPGSQLTNLPPMRYISVLGGSQESSGYTYRMLGYLLSQLQPDIPKDNCTDLPLHYFAGFNNIGECRLTTQNYSHALSPAFLIDGYDWSSGMYSTWTESTWSQFSARIFLRPSNVHQVTTLSVGIVVLIISFCLVYIISSRSEVLFEDLPASNAALPRPTAC
- the LOC120452966 gene encoding sodium-independent sulfate anion transporter, which gives rise to MKSNPASDHVYFNDGFKCSTISISTNLTEPNGSSNSVGSQGSKEFILTEDGKKVKPPVSTLDCTRSWLQDCQRRTFNRKTLHKRLPILGWLPKYNSQDAVGDLVAGITVGLTVIPQALAYAGIAGLPVAYGLYASFVGCFVYIFLGSCKDVPMGPSAIVALLTYQAAQGSWQKSVLLCLLSGIVELLMGLFGLGFLIDFVSGPVSSGFTSAVSLIILTSQIQSVLGITAKGNTFVEIWTQVFHNIEHTRAGDTVLGLTCIVILLLMRSLSSCRIGPADEKECSSFQRVVNKILWIVGTARNAILVVVCCIMGYLLHTEEHGAPFRVVGDIPPGLPSIQLPPTSLTANETSNGVAQGFVEMVHSMGSGLVVIPLISLMENIAICKAFANGKPVDASQELIAIGTANIFNSFVQAFPGTGALSRGAVNNASGVRTPLSNIYSGSLVMIALLFLTPYFYFIPRPTLAAIIISAVVFMIEVKVVKPMWRSKKSDLVPGVGTFVACLVLPLEWGILIGVGLNVIFILYHAARPKLSTELLTTQSGVEYSMITPDRCLIFPSVDYVRNLVNKQSIRQNLPVVIDASHVYGADFTTATVIDSLISDFNQRGQLLFFYNLKPSICSLFEHVSAAQFVVYYQEQQLDELLKERSYVQKRLETA
- the LOC120451752 gene encoding 60S ribosome subunit biogenesis protein NIP7 homolog, which translates into the protein MKRLSDERAKILFEHLSKYIGTNVKQLIDRPDGTYCFREHKDRVYYVSERILKLSECFGYKQLVCVGTCFGKFSKTNKLKFHITALYYLAPYAQYKVWVKPSFEQQFLYGNHIPKTGLGRITENAGQYQGVVVYSMNDLPLGFGVLARSTTDCKTADPMTTVCFHQSDIGEYIRAEDTLF